A section of the Euwallacea fornicatus isolate EFF26 chromosome 12, ASM4011564v1, whole genome shotgun sequence genome encodes:
- the nau gene encoding myogenic-determination protein, translated as MNEYFQNFYEKCNTFKREFEYAGEQRSGRCRSQGVVQYSKNFSDSEGSAPADEDKKLTGCFTSDTGYVSAESSIDSDDEKELNHVLEPQNAGCSLNGPRKCLAWACKACKKKSVAIDRRKAATLRERRRLRKVNEAFEVLKRRTCNNPSQRLPKVEILRSAIEYIEYLEEILQGSKNVSDRHSGVSNPRSEYLETSANQYLCERLQQLSEPKYSPHNGFESPSSTSSLDCLNLIVQNITTKRPPKTDKRT; from the exons ATGAACGAGTATTTTCAGaacttttatgaaaaatgcaaCACTTTCAAGAGAGAGTTTGAGTACGCGGGTGAGCAGAGAAGCGGCAGATGTAGAAGTCAAGGTGTAGTGCAGTATAGTAAGAACTTTAGTGATAGTGAAGGCAGCGCACCAGCAGACGAGGACAAAAAACTTACCGG GTGTTTCACAAGTGACACCGGGTACGTAAGTGCCGAAAGCTCGATTGATAGCGACGACGAAAAGGAACTGAATCACGTTTTAGAACCACAAAACGCAG GCTGTAGCTTGAACGGCCCTCGGAAATGCTTGGCCTGGGCTTGCAAAGCTTGCAAGAAGAAGTCTGTGGCCATCGACAGGCGGAAAGCCGCCACTTTACGCGAAAGACGAAGACTACGTAAA GTTAATGAGGCTTTTGAGGTCTTGAAGCGGCGCACCTGCAACAACCCAAGCCAAAGACTACCCAAAGTAGAGATCCTCAGGAGTGCGATAGAATACATAGAGTACCTGGAGGAGATCCTGCAGGGGTCCAAGAACGTCTCGGACAGGCACAGTGGCGTTAGTAATCCTCGTAGCGAATACTTG GAAACCTCCGCCAATCAATACCTATGTGAGAGGCTCCAGCAGCTGAGCGAGCCCAAATACTCGCCGCACAACG GGTTCGAGTCTCCCTCATCTACTTCTAGCCTCGACTGTCTCAACCTGATCGTCCAAAATATCACCACGAAGCGGCCCCCCAAAACTGACAAACGGACCTGA